The Pimelobacter simplex genomic sequence GTCCGCTCCGGTACGGCGGCCGAGGTCGTCGCCGGGCATCCCTCCTTCGTCCGCATCCGTACGACGAGCGCCCCGCCCTGGCTCGCCGGTCTCCCCGCGGTGCGGACCGTCGCCACCAACGGCGACCGGACCGCCCTGGAGACCAGCGACCTGCAGGAGACGCTCACCGCGCTCCTGGCCCGGGCCGGGGACGAGGGCCTGCGGCTCGCCGACCTGGAGGCCCGACCGGCCAGCCTGGAGTCGGTCTTCCTCGCGATCGCCGACGGCTCCGCGACCACCCCCACCCCCGAGCCCGAGGCGGCCCTGCGATGACCACGCTCTCCCTCTCCCTGCCCCGCACCCTCCGCCTCGCCCGCTGGAACGCCGTCCTGCTCACCCGCAACCGGCTCGCGCTGACCTACGGGACCGTGCTGCCGCTGCTCCCGCTGGCCCTCCTGCTCGGCGGCGATCGCGGCGACGAGGCGCTCGGCGCGGCGACGATCGCGACGGTGCTGACCATGGCGTTCGTGTTCCCGGTGTTCTACAACGTGCTCTCCCAGTTCGTGACCCGGCGCGACGAGCTGGTCCTCAAGCGGCTGCGGACCGGTGAGGCGCGCGATGCCGAGCTGCTCACCGCGCTCGTCCTGCCCGGCGCGGTGATCGCGCTGGCGGTGGCGCTGCTCGCCGTCCCGGTGGCGGCCGCCTTCGGCCAGGACCTCCCCCGCAACCCCCTGCTGTACGTCGTCGGCGCGCTCGCCTGCGTCGCGCTCTACGCGGCCTTCGCCTTCTGGACCGCGGCCTGGACCCGCAACGCCGAGGCGGCCCAGCTCGCGAGCCTGCCCGTCATCCTCCTCGCGATCGGCGGCCAGATCAGCCTCGCGCTCCCCGACGCCGCCCAGCGCTGGGCCGAGCTGACCCCCGGGGCGGCACTGACCGGCCTGGTCCGGGTCACCTGGTTCGGCATGGCCGACGGCAGGACGACCAGCACCCTCGACCTCGCCGCGACCTGGGGGTCGGCCGCCCCGCACCTCGCCGTACTGGTCGCGTGGACCGCGGTGGCGTGCTGGCTCGCGGCCCGCTCGCTGCACTGGGAGCCCCGGGTGTGACACCGCCTAGGCTCGCCCTCATGCGCCGCTGGACGGAGCTCGACCAGGTCGAGCGGGTCGACCTCTACACCCGGCAGTCGCTCTACCTCCTGCTGTGGTTCTTCGTCGGCACCCTGACCATCTCCGCGATCGCGCAGGAGCCCGACCACCGCACGGCCTTCGCGGTCGCGGGCGCCGGCATCCCCGTGCTCACGGTGGTCGCGACGAGCGTGCTCCGCGCGGTGCTCGACCAGCGGCGCCCGTGGCGCCGGATCGCCCTGCTCCTCGTGCTCTCGGCGGTCGCGGTCGCGCTGGCGCTGCCCCACCCCGTGTGGGAGGTGGTGGTGGTCGCGGTCTTCGTCAACGTGGTCTGGTCGTTGAGCGGGCTGCGCGACCAGTGGCTCACCGTGACGCTCGTCCTCGGGCTGGGCGTCTTCATGGGCGCGACGACCGGCAGCCTGGCCCTGCTGGCCGGCGGGATGTTCATGGCGGCCTTCTGCATCTTCACCGTGCGCGCCTCGCTGTGGCTGCTCGGTGTCGTCACCGAGCTCGACCAGGCGCGGTCCGCCCAGGCCGCGCTGGCGGTCGCCGAGGAGCGGCTCCGGTTCTCGCGCGACGTCCACGACGTGATGGGACGCCGGCTCTCAGCGATCGCGGTCCAGGCCGAGCTCGCCGCGTCCCTGGCCGACCGCGCCGACCCGCGCGCCGCCGCGCAGATGCTCGCCGTGCGCGGGGTCGCCCACGACGCCCTGCGCGAGGCTCGCGAGCTGGCCCGCGGCTACCGCCCGACCGACCTGCACCAGGAGCTCGAGGGCGCCCGTGCGCTGCTGCGCTCGGCCGGGATCGAGGTCCGCCTCGACGTCGCGGAGGTGCCCGCGCCCTGGCAGGAGCCGGCGGCCTGGATCGTGCGCGAGGCGGTCACCAACGTGCTGCGCCACTCCGCCGCCACCCAGGTCGCCATCACCTTCCGGGCGCCGGAGCTCTGCGTCACCAACGACGGCGTCGCGAGCGCCGAGCCGGGCACGGGTCTCGGTCTCGACGGCCTGCGTGAGCGGCTCGCTCCGCTGGGCGCGACGGTGACCACCGCGGCCGACGTACCGGACTTCCGTCTCACCGCCCGCTTCCCCGACCTCGTGCAGGAGCCCGCATGACCGCGCCGATCCGCGTCCTCCTCGCCGATGACGAGCACCTGATCCGCACCGCCCTCGTGCAGCTGCTGGGGCTGGAGCCCGACCTGGAGGTGGTGGCCGAGGCGGCCACCGGCGACGAGGCGCTGGCGATGGCGGTCAAGCACGCCGTGGACGTCGCGGTGCTCGACCTGCAGATGCCCGGCCCCGACGGCATCGCCGTCGCCGAACGGCTCGCCGAGGTGCTGCCGGGCTGCGGCGTCGTGATCGTGACCGGCCACGGGCGTCCCGGACACCTCAAACGGGCCCTGGGGACGGGCGTGCGCGGCTTTCTGCCGAAGACGACCTCGGCGGTCACGCTCGCCGAGGTCGTCCGCAAGGTCCACGCCGGCGGACGCCACGTCGACCCCGAGCTCGCCGCCGAGGCGATCGCCGCGGGCGACAGCCCCCTGACGCCGCGTGAGGCGGACGTCCTCGAGCTCGCCGCGGACGGCGCCCCGGTCGACGAGATCGCCGACCGGGCCGCGCTCTCGCCGGGGACCGTGCGCAACTACCTGTCGAGCGCGGTCATCAAGCTGGGCGCCGCCAACCGGCACGACGCCGCCGCGACGGCGCGCCGGATGGGGTGGATCTGAGGCTCAGCCCAGGCGCTCGATGATGGTGACGTTGGCCTGGCCGCCGCCCTCGCACATGGTCTGCAGGCCGTAGCGGCCGCCGGTGCGCTCGAGCTCGTTGAGCAGCGTGGTCATCAGCCGGGCACCGGTGGCGCCGATGGGGTGACCGAGGGCGATGCCGCCGCCGTTGACGTTGAGCTTGTCGTGGGGGACGCCGGTCTCCTTCATCCAGGCCAGCACGACCGAGGCGAAGGCCTCGTTGCACTCGAACAGGTCGATGTCGTCGATCGACATCCCGCTCTTGGCCAGCGCGTGCTTGGTCGCCGGGATGGGACCGGTGAGCATCCAGACCGGGTCGTCGCCGCGCACCGAGAGGTGCACGATCCGGGCGCGCGGGGTCAGGCCGTGGTCCTTGACCGCCTGCTCCGAGGCGATCAGCAGCGCGGCGGAGCCGTCGCAGATCTGCGAGGCGACCGCGGCGGTGATCCGGCCGCCGGGGGCGAGCGGGTCGAGGCCGGCCATCTTCTCCAGGGAGGTCTCGCGGGGGCACTGGTCGGTGTCGAAGACCGTCCCGTCCTCCAGCGTGTAGGGCGCGATCTCGCTGCGGAAGCGGCCGGCGTCGATCGCGGCCCGGGCCCGCTCGTGCGAGGCGAGGGCGTAGCGCTCCATGTCCTCGCGGCTGACGTCCCACTTCTCCGCGATCATCTCGGCGGAGCGGAACTGGCTGACCTCCTGGTCGCCGTAGCGCTTGAGCCAGCCCGGCGACTCGGCGAAGGGCGTCGAGAAGCCGTACTGCTGACCGGCCAGCATCGCCGCCGAGATCGGGATGGCGCTCATGTTCTGCACGCCGCCGGCCACGACGAGGTCCTGGGTGCCGGACATGACCGCCTGGGCGGCGAAGTGCACGGCCTGCTGCGACGAGCCGCACTGGCGGTCGATCGTCACGCCGGGGACGTGGTCGGGCAGGCCCGCGACGAGCCACGCCGTACGGGCGATGTCGCCGGCCTGCGAGCCGAGCGTGTCGCAGCAGCCCAGGATGACGTCGTCCACGGCGCCCGGGTCGACCCCGGTGCGCTCGACGAGCGCCCCGATCGAGTGCGCGCCGAGGTCGGCGGAGTGGACGCCGGCGAGTGCGCCGCCGCGCTTGCCGACCGCGGTGCGGACGGCGTCGACGATGTAGGCCTCAGCCATGGCAGGTCTCCTTGTGTTGGGGTGGGAACGATCAGGCGTGCTGGCTGCTGACGGAGATGACCTCGCCCGTCAGGTACGACGAGTAGTCGCTGGCGAGGAAGACCATCACGTTGGCGACCTCCCAGGGGGCGGCCGCGCGGCCGAAGGCCTCGCGCTGCTTGAGCTCGACGAGCAGCTCGGGCGAGGTGACCTTCTCGAGGAACGGGTGCATCGCCAGCGAGGGCGAGACCGCGTTGACCCGGATGCCGTGCGGCGCCAGGTCGAGCGCCGAGCAGCGGGTCAGCGCCATCACCCCGGCCTTGGCGGCGGCGTAGTGGGCCTGGCCCTCCTGGGCGCGCCAGCCGATGACGGAGGCGTTGTTGACGATCACGCCCTTCTTGCCGGCCGCCACGAAGCGCTGCCCGACCGCGCGGGTGGCGCGCATCGTGCCGGTCAGGGTGATGTCGATGACCCGGTTCCAGGTCTCGTCGGTGACCTCGAGGATCGAGTCGGTGCCGCCCAGGCCCGCGTTGTTGATCATGATGTCGACGCCGCCGAAGTCGTCGGCCGCGTCGAGCAGGGCGGTGACGTCCTCCTCCTTGGTCACGTCGCAGACCAACTGGCGCACGCGCTCGGCGCCGAACTCGGCGGCCAGCGCCTCCTCGGCCTCGGCCAGGCGGCGGGCGTGGGTGTCGCTGAACACGACCGCCTTGGCGCCCTCCTCGAGCGCCCGTCGTACGACGGCCGCGCCGATGCCCGCGCCGGCCGCGGCGGTCACGACGACCACCTTGCCGGCGAGCAGGTCGTGGCCCGGGACGTAGTCGGGGGTGGGCTGCTCCGGTCGCATGGCGGTCATCCGCGGGGCTCCTTCGGTAGGCCGAGCACGCGCTCGGCGAGGATGTTCTTCTGGATCTCGTCGCTGCCGCCGTAGATGGTGTCGGCACGCGAGAAGAGGAAGAGCCGCTGGTGGTCGTCCAGGTCGTACGACGACCCCGACTCCCGCGCGAGCAGCCCGTCGCGCCCGGCGACGTCCATCGCCACCTCACCGAGGGTGCGGTGCCAGGTCGCCCAGGCGAGCTTGAAGATGGAGCCCGCTCCCCCGCCGGCGGCGGAGTCCTGGCCGCCCTCGACGAGGGCGAGCGCGCGCAGCGCGTAGCTGCGGATGACGGCGAGCTCGACCTTGAGCTCGGCGAGCCGGTCGCGCACGACGGGGTCGTCGATGGCGCCGTTGGCCTTGGCCCGGGCGACGACGCTGTCGAGCTCGCGGGCGAAGCCGACGGTCTGGCCGAGGGTGGACACGCCGCGCTCGAAGCCGAGCAGGCCCATCGCCACGCCCCAGCCGCGGCCCGGCTCGCCGACGACCAGGTCGCCGGAGGTGCGGGCGCCGGTGAAGAAGACCTCGTTGAACTCCGAGCCGCTGGTGAGCTGCTCGATGGGGCGGATCTCGACGCCCTCCTGGTCGAGCGGCACGAGCAGGAAGGACAGGCCCTGGTGGCGCGAGGAGCCCGCCTCGGTGCGCGCGATGACGAAGCACCAGTCGGACAGGTGCGCGAGCGAGGTCCACACCTTCTGGCCGTCGATGACCCACTCGCCGGTGGACTCGTCGCGGCGGGCGCGGGTCTGGACGTTGGCGAGGTCGGAGCCGGCGCCGGGCTCGGAGTAGCCCTGGGCCCACAACTCGCGCACGGCGACGATCTCGGGCAGGAAGCGCTGCTGCTGCTCGGGCGTGCCGAAGGCGATGAGCGTCGGGCCGAGCAGCTGCTCGCCGAGGTGGTTGACGCCGGCGGGCGCCGCGGAGCGGGCGTACTCCTCGTGGAAGATCACCTGCTGCCACAGCGACAGCCCGCGGCCGCCGTGCTCGGTGGGCCAGCCGACGGCGGTCCAGCCGTGCTCGGCGAGGTGCCGGTTCCAGGCCAGGCGCTCGTCGTGGGCCTCGTGCTCGCGGCCGGGACCGCCCAGGCCGCGCAGCGCCGCCCACTCGCCGGTGAGGTGGTCGCCCAGCCACTGCCGGATCTCGGCGCGGAAAGCGCGGTCCTCAGCACCCTCGGTCAGGTTCATGACTGGTACCCTACCAAGCAAATGCTTGGTTCAAGGAAGGACCGGGCCTAGATTCTCTCCTACAACGGTCCCGACGGGATGAGGAACACGAACTGATGGATCTTGAGCTGAGCGCGTCCGAGCTGGCCTTCCAGGCCGAGGCCCGGGCCTGGCTGGCGGCCCACGTGCCCGCCGAGCCGCTGCCGTCCCTGGACACCGCCGAGGGCTTCGTCCTGCACCAGGCCTGGGAGGCCAAGCTGGCCGCCGACCGCTGGTCGGTCGTGTCCTGGCCCACGGAGTACCACGGCCGGGAGGCCTCCCTGGTCGAGTGGGTGATCTTCGAGGAGGAGTACTACCGGGCCGGCGCGCCGCTGCGCGTGTCCCAGAACGGCATCTTCCTGCTCGCGCCGATCATCTTCGAGCACGGCACGCCCGAGCAGCAGGACCGGTTCCTGCCCTCGATGGCGACCGGCGAGCGGGTCTGGGCGCAGTGCTGGAGCGAGCCCGAGGCCGGCTCCGACCTCGCCTCCCTCAAGTCCACCGCCCGTCGTGACGACGAGCGCGGCGGCTGGGTGCTCAACGGCCAGAAGATCTGGTGCTCGCGCGCCGCGCTGGCCCAGTGGGGCTTCGGTCTCTTCCGCAGCGACCCGGAGGCCCAGAAGCA encodes the following:
- a CDS encoding ABC transporter permease — encoded protein: MTTLSLSLPRTLRLARWNAVLLTRNRLALTYGTVLPLLPLALLLGGDRGDEALGAATIATVLTMAFVFPVFYNVLSQFVTRRDELVLKRLRTGEARDAELLTALVLPGAVIALAVALLAVPVAAAFGQDLPRNPLLYVVGALACVALYAAFAFWTAAWTRNAEAAQLASLPVILLAIGGQISLALPDAAQRWAELTPGAALTGLVRVTWFGMADGRTTSTLDLAATWGSAAPHLAVLVAWTAVACWLAARSLHWEPRV
- a CDS encoding sensor histidine kinase, producing the protein MRRWTELDQVERVDLYTRQSLYLLLWFFVGTLTISAIAQEPDHRTAFAVAGAGIPVLTVVATSVLRAVLDQRRPWRRIALLLVLSAVAVALALPHPVWEVVVVAVFVNVVWSLSGLRDQWLTVTLVLGLGVFMGATTGSLALLAGGMFMAAFCIFTVRASLWLLGVVTELDQARSAQAALAVAEERLRFSRDVHDVMGRRLSAIAVQAELAASLADRADPRAAAQMLAVRGVAHDALREARELARGYRPTDLHQELEGARALLRSAGIEVRLDVAEVPAPWQEPAAWIVREAVTNVLRHSAATQVAITFRAPELCVTNDGVASAEPGTGLGLDGLRERLAPLGATVTTAADVPDFRLTARFPDLVQEPA
- a CDS encoding response regulator transcription factor yields the protein MTAPIRVLLADDEHLIRTALVQLLGLEPDLEVVAEAATGDEALAMAVKHAVDVAVLDLQMPGPDGIAVAERLAEVLPGCGVVIVTGHGRPGHLKRALGTGVRGFLPKTTSAVTLAEVVRKVHAGGRHVDPELAAEAIAAGDSPLTPREADVLELAADGAPVDEIADRAALSPGTVRNYLSSAVIKLGAANRHDAAATARRMGWI
- a CDS encoding acetyl-CoA C-acetyltransferase produces the protein MAEAYIVDAVRTAVGKRGGALAGVHSADLGAHSIGALVERTGVDPGAVDDVILGCCDTLGSQAGDIARTAWLVAGLPDHVPGVTIDRQCGSSQQAVHFAAQAVMSGTQDLVVAGGVQNMSAIPISAAMLAGQQYGFSTPFAESPGWLKRYGDQEVSQFRSAEMIAEKWDVSREDMERYALASHERARAAIDAGRFRSEIAPYTLEDGTVFDTDQCPRETSLEKMAGLDPLAPGGRITAAVASQICDGSAALLIASEQAVKDHGLTPRARIVHLSVRGDDPVWMLTGPIPATKHALAKSGMSIDDIDLFECNEAFASVVLAWMKETGVPHDKLNVNGGGIALGHPIGATGARLMTTLLNELERTGGRYGLQTMCEGGGQANVTIIERLG
- a CDS encoding SDR family oxidoreductase; this encodes MTAMRPEQPTPDYVPGHDLLAGKVVVVTAAAGAGIGAAVVRRALEEGAKAVVFSDTHARRLAEAEEALAAEFGAERVRQLVCDVTKEEDVTALLDAADDFGGVDIMINNAGLGGTDSILEVTDETWNRVIDITLTGTMRATRAVGQRFVAAGKKGVIVNNASVIGWRAQEGQAHYAAAKAGVMALTRCSALDLAPHGIRVNAVSPSLAMHPFLEKVTSPELLVELKQREAFGRAAAPWEVANVMVFLASDYSSYLTGEVISVSSQHA
- a CDS encoding acyl-CoA dehydrogenase family protein — its product is MNLTEGAEDRAFRAEIRQWLGDHLTGEWAALRGLGGPGREHEAHDERLAWNRHLAEHGWTAVGWPTEHGGRGLSLWQQVIFHEEYARSAAPAGVNHLGEQLLGPTLIAFGTPEQQQRFLPEIVAVRELWAQGYSEPGAGSDLANVQTRARRDESTGEWVIDGQKVWTSLAHLSDWCFVIARTEAGSSRHQGLSFLLVPLDQEGVEIRPIEQLTSGSEFNEVFFTGARTSGDLVVGEPGRGWGVAMGLLGFERGVSTLGQTVGFARELDSVVARAKANGAIDDPVVRDRLAELKVELAVIRSYALRALALVEGGQDSAAGGGAGSIFKLAWATWHRTLGEVAMDVAGRDGLLARESGSSYDLDDHQRLFLFSRADTIYGGSDEIQKNILAERVLGLPKEPRG